A single Natrialba magadii ATCC 43099 DNA region contains:
- a CDS encoding ABC transporter permease has translation MHFELGMLTPLLIDFPFEWNYIRSIIYVSLYVSITAVILSTLFSLPIALLVGFKEFRGKTLLTSIINTGMGFPSVVVGLVVLFAVSNQGPLGTWDLVFTTEAMIISQFILAAPVITGVSLAAVDSVEQNVRDAAYAMGGTRFDVALVTIKEARYGIATAVLAGFGRAISEVGSVLIVGGNIAGSDGTSVTRTLTTAIQLEARQGRFETAMILGAILVVLVLLVNAIVVRLGNGGGRYG, from the coding sequence ATGCACTTCGAACTCGGGATGTTGACTCCGCTACTGATCGATTTTCCTTTCGAGTGGAACTACATTCGGAGTATCATCTATGTCTCTTTATATGTGAGTATTACAGCCGTGATACTGAGTACGCTGTTTAGCCTTCCGATTGCACTCCTGGTCGGCTTCAAAGAGTTTCGTGGAAAGACGTTGCTTACGTCGATCATCAACACTGGAATGGGATTTCCCAGCGTCGTCGTCGGTCTCGTCGTTTTGTTTGCGGTCTCAAATCAGGGACCGCTCGGAACGTGGGACCTCGTGTTTACGACCGAAGCGATGATCATATCCCAGTTCATCCTCGCAGCCCCTGTCATTACGGGTGTCAGTCTCGCCGCGGTGGATAGTGTCGAACAGAACGTTCGTGACGCAGCGTACGCAATGGGTGGGACACGATTCGACGTGGCACTTGTAACGATCAAGGAGGCCCGCTACGGAATTGCGACAGCGGTTCTCGCGGGGTTCGGACGAGCAATCAGCGAGGTTGGATCCGTTCTCATCGTCGGTGGCAACATCGCTGGTTCAGACGGGACATCCGTCACGCGAACACTCACAACTGCAATCCAGCTTGAGGCTCGCCAGGGCCGCTTCGAGACGGCGATGATCCTCGGTGCGATTCTGGTTGTCCTCGTCTTGCTCGTCAATGCAATCGTCGTTCGACTTGGGAACGGAGGTGGACGGTACGGATGA
- a CDS encoding amino acid ABC transporter ATP-binding protein, whose product MTLEAIDVHHAYGAEPVFDGVSLSVTPGEVVGIIGPSGVGKSTLLRLLALFDAPDHGSIRYENEDVWQVSEQERLEYRRSVGMVFQEASLFDASVRRNAEYGLRVRQSWIDRLRHELSSIVGKTNGTGDAIEALDTVGLREKANQDAASLSGGEAQRVAFARALAYEPDILLLDEPTSDLDPRNTAVIEDAVLEAKNRGIGVVIATHDMHQAERIADRVAVLLGNGIIEVGDTKTVFDNPTDERTRKFIEGELIY is encoded by the coding sequence ATGACACTCGAAGCGATCGACGTTCATCATGCATATGGAGCCGAACCGGTGTTCGATGGTGTCTCACTGTCAGTAACCCCTGGTGAAGTTGTTGGGATTATCGGACCATCCGGCGTCGGGAAATCCACGTTGCTTCGATTGCTCGCGCTTTTCGATGCACCTGATCACGGCTCGATTAGATACGAGAACGAAGACGTGTGGCAGGTATCGGAACAGGAGCGTCTCGAGTATCGCCGCTCAGTCGGCATGGTGTTCCAAGAGGCGAGTCTGTTCGATGCGAGTGTTCGGCGCAACGCAGAGTATGGCCTCCGGGTGCGGCAATCGTGGATCGATCGGCTTCGCCACGAACTCTCGAGTATTGTTGGAAAGACGAATGGGACGGGCGATGCGATCGAAGCTCTTGACACCGTCGGGTTGCGCGAAAAAGCGAATCAAGATGCGGCATCACTCTCTGGCGGCGAAGCACAACGGGTTGCCTTTGCTCGCGCTCTCGCTTACGAGCCAGACATTCTGCTCCTCGATGAACCGACGTCGGATCTCGATCCACGTAACACAGCTGTGATTGAGGATGCCGTTCTCGAGGCCAAAAACCGTGGAATCGGTGTCGTGATCGCAACACACGATATGCATCAAGCAGAACGGATTGCTGATAGAGTGGCGGTGCTGCTTGGGAACGGTATTATCGAGGTCGGCGACACCAAAACTGTGTTCGACAACCCGACCGACGAACGGACCCGGAAATTTATCGAGGGTGAATTAATATACTGA
- a CDS encoding TOBE domain-containing protein: MTIKRDYSTQLSVDGVTIDQRDIEMLDAIDQYGSMHRAADALGRSYARLQNRVVEIEEAVGTITERQRGGRGGGGTKLTQTAHEIRQQFNRHEAELGGVAHVTESVFPGTVRDRTGELATVDTEIGSILALVPQGATDVQVTVRSDAVVLTKPDETPQPDGVSLRNQFTGTVDQLEPGDVITRVTIQLQENNTIQSIITKESVDRLALEPDLPITASFKATAARGISAASDTRE; encoded by the coding sequence ATGACGATCAAACGAGATTACAGCACGCAACTCTCCGTCGATGGTGTCACAATTGATCAGCGCGACATTGAGATGCTTGATGCAATTGACCAGTATGGTTCGATGCATCGAGCGGCCGATGCGTTGGGCCGGTCGTATGCACGGTTGCAAAATCGCGTTGTCGAGATTGAAGAGGCGGTCGGAACTATCACGGAACGACAACGAGGTGGACGTGGTGGTGGCGGAACCAAACTAACACAAACAGCCCACGAGATACGGCAGCAGTTTAACCGCCATGAAGCTGAATTAGGTGGTGTCGCTCACGTAACTGAATCTGTGTTTCCAGGCACGGTTCGAGACCGGACTGGAGAACTCGCAACTGTTGACACCGAGATCGGCTCAATCCTTGCACTGGTTCCACAGGGTGCGACCGACGTCCAAGTTACTGTTCGCTCCGATGCAGTTGTTTTGACAAAACCAGACGAAACTCCGCAACCTGATGGTGTGAGCCTCCGGAACCAGTTTACAGGTACTGTCGATCAACTGGAACCCGGCGACGTAATCACCAGAGTAACGATACAACTGCAAGAGAACAACACTATTCAGTCGATCATCACAAAAGAAAGTGTAGATCGGCTGGCCCTCGAGCCTGACCTTCCGATAACTGCATCATTTAAAGCGACCGCTGCGCGAGGAATTTCAGCTGCTTCCGATACTCGCGAGTGA
- a CDS encoding ParA family protein, which produces MTANPEPRAVCFPMLKGGFGKSTFVSTLGGILGDMRGHEVLVVDLDPAGHLSTGLGYYTRENDEATDLADVLLGDESVDAIVKNPGHGFDFVPALNLESVTDALSKDSVLASDLKMKQELVDEHLGDRYDYILFDVPGSRNKLTNNAVVAAPNAILPLMPVPEALNGLRETATRLVGPIRSQLGNFEILATVPNDMSARIDHQTKDRKLLESMNTQESFASLLLAGRDGVDARSGTLPAGTEVETVLDNHIPSFARIRADEWEAIDAGEMDPPKPPIRHTGAVGDAYEAREPLPSYDPENSQLEYFGEIADIIERGGIEQ; this is translated from the coding sequence ATGACAGCAAACCCAGAACCACGAGCAGTCTGTTTCCCGATGCTCAAGGGCGGTTTCGGAAAGAGTACGTTCGTCAGCACACTCGGCGGTATCCTTGGGGATATGCGCGGTCACGAGGTCCTGGTCGTCGATCTCGACCCGGCTGGCCACCTCTCGACTGGACTGGGATACTACACGCGCGAGAACGACGAGGCGACGGACCTTGCAGACGTGCTACTCGGCGACGAGTCCGTCGATGCAATCGTCAAAAACCCAGGCCATGGCTTCGATTTCGTACCAGCGCTGAACCTCGAGTCGGTGACTGACGCGCTCTCGAAGGACTCGGTCCTCGCGTCGGATCTGAAGATGAAACAGGAACTCGTCGACGAACATCTCGGCGACCGGTACGACTACATCCTGTTCGACGTCCCTGGATCGCGGAACAAACTCACGAACAACGCTGTCGTCGCAGCACCGAACGCGATCCTCCCGCTCATGCCAGTGCCCGAAGCACTGAACGGACTTCGAGAGACGGCCACCCGACTCGTCGGCCCAATCCGTAGTCAGCTCGGAAACTTCGAAATCCTCGCAACTGTGCCCAACGACATGAGTGCTCGTATCGACCACCAGACCAAAGACCGGAAGCTACTCGAGTCGATGAACACACAGGAGAGTTTCGCGTCACTCCTCCTTGCTGGCCGCGATGGCGTCGACGCTCGGAGCGGAACGCTCCCTGCGGGAACTGAGGTCGAAACGGTACTGGATAACCACATTCCATCGTTTGCACGAATCCGCGCCGACGAGTGGGAGGCAATCGACGCCGGCGAGATGGACCCACCGAAGCCACCAATTCGCCACACTGGCGCGGTCGGCGACGCCTACGAGGCCCGCGAACCGCTCCCATCCTACGATCCAGAGAACTCCCAACTCGAGTACTTCGGTGAGATTGCGGATATCATCGAACGCGGAGGGATTGAACAATGA
- a CDS encoding S9 family peptidase produces MLTLNDVLDLEWPTAPKWSSCGSFLAATVHEDDGKVLLVGHPGKEPLRVRPADEHVAEFTWSPTEPQLVCTTEDGLTALVDPREQSVSEIARTPDGDILPTWSHDGSRLAFYRDGKPRTKSLTDGVERGFDVPERGPFLGGERAFAWRGDGLLAYRFTDCETKCVGVINTESGDLVWRTRPDSSSHSPFWLDDGRLCYERRGEYGTVREFIAVDIDDPATESTLFQEVDEETGALSRGSPRLSPDGTLLAAALPVDGYEHIHVIDVSSGERTQLTEGAFEDKGLADSTPRWIDDERLVFASNRRDTGQRQLYTVTLDGTTEPLVETAGTNVEPRPSPAGDHVAYLHASRDRSPEVRVRELESDSADAAPTEPATQTDAKLTHSGLRDWPEPPIEPERVSFESGELTIEGYLLDPRQSESVPDDATDLPSVVYVHGGPMRQIRDGFHPSRSYGLAYAYQQYLATNGYVGLFVNYRGGIGYGRAFRGAIGGDRGRVEMDDIARAADYLRALEYTADSVGQWGLSYGGYAALQLPGTHPGTFDVTVNIAGLADTANYHEWATETKFPAIASAATTVMGHPLENPDRWDDASPVTHMDRYETPVYNFHGTADRYVNVEQQDIVVNTLLDLDVEFEAEYYPDEGHVFSKRSTWRRTFEKIEAAFDEHL; encoded by the coding sequence ATGCTCACTCTCAACGATGTTCTCGATCTTGAATGGCCCACTGCCCCCAAGTGGTCGTCGTGCGGTTCGTTTCTCGCCGCAACGGTACACGAGGACGATGGGAAGGTATTGCTCGTTGGTCACCCAGGAAAAGAGCCGTTGCGCGTCCGACCGGCCGACGAACACGTCGCCGAGTTCACGTGGTCGCCAACGGAGCCACAACTCGTCTGTACGACCGAGGATGGATTGACTGCCCTCGTTGATCCACGTGAGCAATCCGTCTCGGAGATTGCGCGCACACCCGACGGCGACATCTTGCCCACCTGGTCGCACGATGGGTCGCGCCTCGCGTTCTATCGGGATGGCAAACCCCGAACTAAGTCACTGACCGACGGCGTCGAACGCGGGTTCGATGTTCCGGAGCGGGGCCCATTTCTTGGTGGAGAACGCGCGTTCGCCTGGCGTGGGGACGGGCTGCTTGCCTACCGATTCACAGACTGCGAGACGAAGTGCGTCGGCGTGATCAACACCGAAAGCGGGGACCTCGTCTGGCGAACCCGCCCTGATTCTTCCTCTCATTCACCGTTCTGGCTCGACGATGGACGGCTGTGCTACGAGCGCCGAGGTGAGTACGGTACCGTCCGCGAGTTTATCGCCGTCGACATCGATGATCCTGCGACCGAGAGTACACTCTTCCAGGAGGTCGACGAAGAGACCGGCGCACTCTCGCGTGGGTCACCACGTCTCTCCCCCGATGGAACACTGCTGGCCGCGGCGCTCCCAGTCGATGGCTACGAACACATCCACGTGATCGATGTCTCCTCAGGCGAGCGAACGCAACTCACTGAGGGGGCCTTCGAGGACAAAGGACTCGCCGATTCTACGCCGCGATGGATCGACGATGAACGATTAGTTTTCGCATCAAACCGGCGAGACACAGGACAGCGACAGCTCTACACGGTCACGCTCGATGGCACGACAGAACCGCTGGTCGAAACGGCGGGAACAAACGTCGAACCGCGACCGTCGCCAGCCGGCGATCACGTCGCCTACCTCCATGCAAGCCGCGACCGGTCTCCGGAGGTTCGTGTCCGCGAACTCGAGTCCGATTCGGCTGATGCTGCCCCGACCGAACCAGCGACGCAAACCGACGCCAAGCTGACCCACTCCGGTCTCCGCGACTGGCCGGAACCACCGATCGAACCGGAGCGAGTCTCGTTCGAGAGTGGTGAGCTGACGATCGAGGGATATCTCCTCGACCCACGCCAAAGCGAGTCCGTGCCCGACGACGCAACCGACCTCCCGAGTGTCGTCTACGTCCACGGCGGGCCGATGCGACAGATACGTGATGGCTTCCATCCCTCCCGATCGTACGGGCTTGCGTACGCGTACCAGCAGTACCTCGCCACGAACGGGTACGTCGGTCTGTTCGTGAACTACCGTGGTGGCATCGGCTACGGCCGGGCGTTCAGAGGAGCGATCGGCGGCGACCGAGGGAGGGTCGAGATGGACGACATCGCTCGCGCCGCTGACTATCTGCGTGCTCTCGAGTACACCGCTGATTCAGTAGGACAATGGGGACTCTCCTACGGCGGCTACGCCGCGCTTCAGCTCCCCGGAACCCACCCTGGAACATTTGATGTCACGGTCAACATCGCCGGACTCGCCGATACAGCGAACTACCACGAGTGGGCGACCGAGACGAAATTCCCCGCCATCGCCTCCGCAGCGACGACCGTGATGGGCCATCCACTCGAGAACCCCGACCGGTGGGATGACGCTAGCCCGGTCACCCACATGGACCGATACGAGACGCCGGTGTACAACTTCCACGGCACGGCTGACCGGTACGTGAACGTCGAGCAGCAGGATATCGTGGTGAACACGCTGCTCGATCTCGATGTTGAGTTCGAGGCCGAGTACTATCCTGACGAAGGGCATGTGTTCTCGAAGCGATCGACGTGGCGGCGAACGTTCGAGAAGATCGAAGCGGCGTTCGACGAGCACCTCTAG
- a CDS encoding AAA family ATPase, giving the protein MTDSANDDRNPLFRYEDPIFRDESLLRISHLPDRDRIVGRDDQLQRVAEALNPAIFGSEPNHIVIFGKTGSGKTLISRAVTQMVQEGAQRESIDVAYILVDCGEFSTETAAVRRIAAGLNEPEQTNIDIPHRGIGTGTYSSHCKSLHT; this is encoded by the coding sequence ATGACGGACTCCGCCAACGACGACCGCAACCCTTTGTTCCGGTACGAGGATCCAATCTTCCGGGACGAGTCGTTGTTGCGGATCTCGCATCTCCCAGACCGGGATCGTATCGTCGGACGTGACGACCAACTCCAGCGGGTCGCTGAAGCCCTAAATCCGGCTATATTTGGGAGCGAGCCTAACCATATCGTTATTTTCGGTAAAACTGGATCTGGGAAGACACTAATCTCGCGGGCAGTCACACAAATGGTCCAAGAGGGAGCACAGCGGGAGAGTATCGATGTTGCATATATCTTGGTCGACTGTGGGGAATTTTCGACTGAGACTGCCGCAGTACGGCGAATCGCTGCCGGACTCAACGAGCCCGAACAGACGAACATTGACATCCCCCACCGCGGCATCGGTACTGGAACCTATAGTAGCCACTGCAAGTCACTGCACACCTGA
- a CDS encoding MFS transporter: MSGLSRRELEFALLISSAHFAQHVFYRVLPPLIPVLAVALEYPLWQLGLLITLYSIGMGVVQAPLGVLADRIDRRYLLPTGIVISGAAYVLFAFAPVLGGPLPTVTILETTFEGGFLAMAGAMVIVGVGLAVVHPAGYPMITDNVDEQHKGKVLGFFGASSKLGDAATPAAIAGLILLLSWEGIILGFGAAGVLYGAALFLALRSDEFETVPSGQRTEGDADPTTTTELVREERRTFLYPMTAIYVFFVSSGATSHAITAFLPAFLVAVYAHSFEVFGVHVGAESVASGYFALVLLAGAAMQLYLGGVSDEYDSRLVLVCCMGLATVGMVALAVFDLHPAALIAVLFVLGGGLYGVNPARDALISDLTPPEFEGRAFGYIFTAATLTGAAFPTLIGYLLEHLGMRAGYLVMSIGTVLAAACVALLYSDWVYVPESEPDSDLRTDPEGSD, from the coding sequence ATGTCTGGACTGTCGCGACGGGAACTCGAGTTTGCGCTCCTGATCAGTTCGGCGCACTTCGCCCAGCACGTCTTCTACCGCGTGCTGCCGCCACTGATTCCCGTTCTCGCGGTCGCACTCGAGTACCCGCTGTGGCAACTGGGGCTGTTGATCACGCTGTACTCGATCGGGATGGGTGTCGTTCAGGCGCCGCTCGGCGTCCTCGCTGACAGGATCGATCGGCGCTACCTCCTCCCGACAGGGATCGTGATCTCCGGCGCGGCGTACGTCCTCTTCGCGTTCGCGCCGGTCCTCGGCGGGCCGCTCCCTACCGTAACGATCCTCGAAACCACCTTCGAGGGCGGATTCCTCGCCATGGCCGGCGCGATGGTGATCGTCGGAGTCGGACTGGCCGTCGTCCACCCGGCCGGCTACCCGATGATTACCGACAACGTCGACGAGCAGCACAAGGGGAAGGTCCTCGGATTTTTCGGCGCCTCGTCGAAACTCGGCGACGCCGCAACGCCCGCCGCCATCGCCGGCTTGATCCTCCTGCTGTCCTGGGAGGGGATCATCCTCGGCTTCGGTGCGGCGGGAGTGCTCTACGGGGCTGCTCTCTTTCTCGCGCTCCGCAGCGACGAGTTCGAGACGGTCCCGTCCGGGCAGCGAACCGAGGGCGACGCCGACCCGACGACGACGACGGAACTGGTCCGCGAAGAGCGACGGACCTTCCTCTATCCGATGACCGCGATTTACGTCTTTTTCGTCTCGAGCGGCGCGACGAGCCACGCGATCACCGCCTTTCTCCCGGCGTTTCTGGTCGCGGTGTACGCCCACTCGTTCGAGGTCTTCGGTGTCCACGTCGGCGCCGAGTCGGTGGCAAGCGGCTACTTCGCGCTAGTGTTGCTCGCCGGTGCCGCGATGCAGCTGTACCTGGGTGGGGTGAGCGACGAGTACGACTCGCGGCTTGTGCTGGTCTGTTGTATGGGGCTCGCGACCGTCGGCATGGTGGCACTCGCCGTCTTCGACCTGCACCCGGCAGCACTGATCGCCGTGCTGTTCGTCCTCGGTGGCGGTCTCTACGGCGTCAACCCGGCTCGAGACGCGCTGATCAGCGACCTCACGCCGCCAGAGTTCGAGGGGCGGGCGTTCGGCTACATCTTCACGGCCGCGACGCTGACCGGCGCGGCGTTTCCCACCCTCATCGGCTACCTACTCGAGCACCTTGGAATGCGCGCCGGCTATCTCGTCATGTCAATCGGGACCGTGCTGGCGGCCGCCTGCGTCGCGTTGCTCTACTCCGATTGGGTCTACGTCCCGGAGTCGGAGCCGGACTCGGATCTTCGGACCGATCCCGAAGGATCGGACTGA
- a CDS encoding RNA-guided endonuclease InsQ/TnpB family protein, whose translation MAKQVVTRTYTASIRNQQQVSDDLDSLGFSASKLWNVGRWTISRIWDEIGYIPEHDELTAYLKSHERYDDLHSQSSQRVLQELAEAFNGWYGKRRNGDVSANPPGYRKHGDDHPRSTVTFKAAGFKLDTQYERVRLSKGSNLKEYWSDFTLCEYQTCPDVDLSSVESVQQVRAVWTGDEWELHFVCKVEVDVADTPGEKTVGVDLGINNFAALAYEDGHSELYPLNCLKQDDYYFSKRIARCDDSDSEQATRLNQKKSRRRTHYFHTLSKHIVRRCVAEGVGTIVVGDLSGIREDEENGEAKNWGTHGNLDLHSWAFDRFTDLLEYKAEMEGISIEEVSEQDTSKSCSCCGRKRDANRVERGLYVCDQCGMTANADVNGAENIRQKVSPSPATDGGDRSNGWLAQPSTFLFDKETGVFAPQEQVTS comes from the coding sequence ATGGCGAAACAGGTCGTCACCCGCACCTACACTGCTTCCATCAGGAATCAGCAACAGGTGTCTGACGACCTCGATTCGCTCGGGTTCTCAGCCTCGAAACTCTGGAACGTCGGACGGTGGACAATCAGTCGAATTTGGGACGAAATCGGCTACATCCCTGAACACGACGAACTCACCGCGTACCTCAAGAGCCACGAACGCTATGATGACCTGCATTCTCAGTCAAGTCAGCGAGTCCTTCAAGAACTCGCTGAGGCGTTCAACGGCTGGTACGGCAAACGACGTAACGGAGACGTGAGCGCGAACCCGCCCGGCTACCGCAAACACGGCGACGACCACCCGCGTTCAACGGTCACGTTCAAAGCCGCTGGCTTCAAACTCGACACCCAGTACGAGCGCGTTCGACTCTCAAAAGGGTCGAACCTCAAGGAATACTGGTCAGACTTCACCCTCTGCGAATACCAGACTTGCCCCGACGTTGACCTCTCCTCAGTCGAGAGCGTCCAACAAGTACGAGCGGTCTGGACGGGTGACGAGTGGGAACTGCACTTCGTGTGCAAAGTCGAGGTCGACGTGGCCGACACACCGGGTGAGAAGACCGTTGGTGTCGATCTCGGCATCAACAACTTTGCAGCACTCGCCTACGAGGACGGCCACAGCGAGTTGTACCCGCTGAACTGCCTGAAGCAAGATGACTACTACTTCAGCAAGCGGATTGCTCGGTGCGACGACTCCGACTCTGAGCAGGCCACCCGGCTGAACCAGAAAAAGTCTCGACGGCGTACTCACTACTTCCACACACTCTCCAAGCACATTGTTCGGCGGTGTGTTGCGGAAGGCGTTGGGACGATCGTGGTGGGCGATCTCTCCGGAATCCGTGAGGATGAGGAGAACGGTGAGGCGAAGAACTGGGGGACACACGGCAACCTCGATCTGCACTCGTGGGCGTTCGACCGCTTCACCGACCTGCTCGAATACAAAGCCGAGATGGAGGGAATCTCGATTGAGGAGGTATCCGAGCAGGATACCTCGAAGTCGTGTTCGTGTTGTGGTCGCAAGCGTGACGCGAACCGTGTTGAACGCGGGTTGTACGTCTGCGACCAGTGCGGGATGACGGCGAACGCAGATGTGAACGGTGCGGAGAACATTCGACAGAAAGTATCTCCGAGTCCCGCCACGGATGGGGGCGATAGGAGTAACGGCTGGTTGGCACAGCCATCGACGTTCCTGTTTGACAAGGAAACTGGCGTGTTCGCGCCTCAAGAACAGGTCACGTCGTAA
- a CDS encoding MFS transporter has protein sequence MSTGDPRTRIGSILAVQTFVGGVLFFAITMLSTPIGAGVVFSAVGIFALGSTGLYYSCISTVVADDDIGAASAAGQLAATTGGLITPPVFGYLIDTVGYDAGWMLLGVLLLIAAGLVTVVIIVDE, from the coding sequence ATGTCAACGGGTGACCCGCGGACCCGAATCGGTTCGATTCTGGCGGTGCAAACGTTCGTTGGCGGCGTCCTCTTTTTCGCTATCACGATGCTCAGCACGCCAATTGGTGCCGGGGTCGTCTTCTCGGCGGTCGGAATCTTCGCGCTCGGATCGACGGGGCTGTACTACTCCTGTATTTCAACGGTCGTCGCAGACGATGACATCGGTGCCGCCTCCGCCGCCGGCCAACTCGCAGCGACGACGGGCGGCCTGATCACACCGCCGGTGTTTGGGTACCTGATCGACACGGTCGGCTACGATGCGGGCTGGATGCTTCTTGGTGTCCTTTTGTTGATCGCAGCCGGACTCGTGACGGTCGTGATCATCGTCGACGAGTGA
- a CDS encoding NAD(P)/FAD-dependent oxidoreductase has translation MYDAVVVGGGIVGSSIGYHLARAGVNTVLLDRNDEGRATTAGAGVISAATSSRTADDDWFEFATDAVGYYPELVSQLECEGYSDTSYGRLGTIGVAIEADELESYDETVARIDSRQSDLAPVDELDPAAAVDRFPPLAEPKRAFHHPGAARVNGDVFARALRDAGREHGLTTMTSDVTEVRIDGDQVTGVETASGSRFDAEHVVIAGGAWSSAFGEQLAVEIPVTPKRGQIVHLEHPNADTGTWPIVKAFRHHYIVPWPDGRLVVGATREAGVGFEPRLTAGGIHEVLEEALRVAPGLADATVVDRRVGLRPVCADGMPVLGAVPDIDGAFLATGHGATGLMLGPYSGKLVADHVADTGSVPDHFSVARFEDSSETK, from the coding sequence ATGTACGACGCAGTCGTCGTCGGTGGCGGTATCGTCGGCTCCTCCATCGGCTACCACCTGGCTCGAGCGGGAGTCAACACAGTACTGCTCGACCGGAACGACGAGGGTCGAGCGACCACAGCCGGTGCGGGCGTGATCTCGGCCGCTACGAGCAGCCGCACCGCCGACGACGACTGGTTCGAGTTCGCCACCGACGCCGTTGGATACTATCCGGAACTCGTCTCGCAACTCGAGTGCGAGGGGTACAGCGACACGAGTTACGGCCGACTGGGAACCATCGGCGTCGCGATCGAGGCGGACGAACTCGAGTCCTACGACGAGACGGTTGCGCGCATCGATTCCAGGCAGAGCGACCTGGCTCCCGTCGACGAACTCGATCCCGCGGCAGCCGTCGACCGATTCCCGCCGCTTGCCGAACCGAAACGAGCGTTCCACCATCCCGGGGCTGCACGCGTCAACGGGGATGTCTTCGCCCGTGCGCTTCGCGACGCGGGGCGCGAACACGGCCTCACGACGATGACCAGTGACGTGACCGAGGTCCGAATCGACGGTGACCAGGTCACCGGTGTCGAAACCGCTTCCGGATCCCGGTTCGACGCCGAGCACGTCGTGATCGCCGGCGGCGCGTGGAGTTCCGCTTTCGGCGAGCAACTGGCCGTCGAAATCCCGGTCACCCCCAAGCGCGGGCAGATCGTTCATCTCGAGCACCCGAATGCGGACACGGGAACGTGGCCGATCGTGAAGGCCTTCCGCCACCACTACATCGTTCCCTGGCCGGACGGCCGGCTCGTGGTCGGCGCGACTCGCGAAGCGGGCGTCGGTTTCGAGCCGCGGCTAACCGCCGGTGGCATCCACGAAGTCCTCGAGGAGGCCCTGCGCGTTGCGCCCGGTCTGGCCGATGCGACCGTGGTGGACCGCCGGGTTGGACTCCGTCCCGTCTGTGCGGACGGGATGCCGGTGCTCGGAGCCGTTCCGGATATCGATGGCGCATTTCTCGCCACCGGGCACGGTGCGACCGGGCTCATGCTCGGACCCTACAGCGGGAAGCTGGTTGCTGACCACGTCGCCGACACGGGAAGTGTCCCGGACCACTTCTCAGTGGCTCGATTCGAGGACTCGTCAGAAACCAAGTGA